Genomic window (Streptomyces liliiviolaceus):
ATGACCGTGTACCGGTTGGTGCACAGCGGTCATCTGCCCGCGATCCGGGTGGGGAGGTCATTCCGCGTCCCGGAGCAAGCGGTTCACGAGTACCTTCGCGAGTCCTACGTGGGGGTGGAGACAGCCTGACGGCGGTCCGGGGGAGGTCCCGGGGTGCTTGATCGCGTCCCCGGGATTTCGCCCGGAACCCCTCGATTACAACCTCTGGCGCTCAGGCGGGTAGGCTGGCCCCTCATAAGTCGTGTGGGCCCATGCAGCCCAGCAACGAGTAAAGAGAAGTGAGCGAGGGTAGTCGTGGGCTCTGTTATCAAGAAGCGGCGTAAGCGGATGGCCAAGAAGAAGCACCGCAAGCTGCTCAAGCGCACTCGCGTTCAGCGACGCAACAAGAAGTAGTCGCGACCTGCGGCGGTCGCCCACCACGCGCAAGCGGGGAGTGGGCGATGCCGCGACAGTGCGCTCTGTGGCCCCCCACCGGTCGGTGGGGGGCCACAGTCGTGTCCGCCGGACAGGCCGGCAGGGGCCTTGATGTCCGGTGGTACGAACGCCGTGCGTATGTCTGAGCGTACGTTCCGTGCGGCAGATGGCTTGGTCTGATCGTATGTCCGCGGGTGCGGTCACTTCGTGCATCGGGCAGTCATCACAGCGCAACACCGACCCGCTAACGTGACCGTCACGGGGAACACGGCAGAGTACGAGCAGGTGTCGTCGACGGCTGGAAGGAAGGCGCTGATCTTG
Coding sequences:
- a CDS encoding 30S ribosomal protein bS22; this translates as MGSVIKKRRKRMAKKKHRKLLKRTRVQRRNKK
- a CDS encoding helix-turn-helix domain-containing protein yields the protein MAAGERPLNEVQFLTVAEVASVMRVSKMTVYRLVHSGHLPAIRVGRSFRVPEQAVHEYLRESYVGVETA